One part of the Dysidea avara chromosome 10, odDysAvar1.4, whole genome shotgun sequence genome encodes these proteins:
- the LOC136237058 gene encoding protein angel homolog 2-like — MLLWKAKRLFTCTVRGVMLGKRSREDMASGPYFKRNSNWERQSRPLHRAPPVRPWVVTSPAIIHDHHKPDVFSIATFNVLAQDLLEDHLGSLYNHCPRQFLEWEYRKLGLMSLLTSCSADVLCLQEVQEDHYKDMFLPQLQQHGFNGIYQKRTGGRFTDGCALFYRHSLFDLVDYKQVQYFNHDNCKVLNRHNVGLIAKLRMRDGAVCSSDVNSKRQFCVATTHLLFNPKAGDIKLAQLSVLLAELHRMCSAPDGSLYASVLCGDFNCLPHCPLLRFITTGRLEYEGLCAAEIAGYSRKKNRKIPVPLLPPYLSISQDCRFVVANSTQETTTSNIDSDQKTSTLHQENTKESVVDLTNGVPQELATMSHGFNFESAYVVLDGVHSSSATTYHCAAMEMVDYIFFTPSRDLANPPNSSSGLRLLARCVLPSNRTLRELGPMPNEFLTSDHLHLHAQFQLLY; from the exons ATGTTATTATGGAAAGCAAAGCGGTTGTTTACTTGTACTGTTCGGGGAGTGATGTTAGGTAAACGGTCGAGAGAAGATATGGCGAGTGGACCATATTTTAAAAGGAACAGCAATTGGGAGCGTCAAAGTCGTCCCCTTCATAGAGCTCCTCCAGTGAGGCCATGGGTGGTGACCTCTCCCGCTATTATACACGACCATCACAAACCCGACGTGTTCTCAATAGCAACATTTAATGTGCTAGCTCAGGACCTGCTAGAGGATCATCTGGGGAGCCTGTACAATCATTGTCCACGTCAATTTCTCGAGTGGGAGTATCGCAAACTGGGCTTGATGTCCCTTCTGACCAGTTGTTCTGCTGAT GTTCTGTGTTTACAAGAGGTTCAGGAAGATCACTATAAGGACATGTTTCTTCCTCAGTTACAGCAACATG GGTTTAATGGTATTTATCAGAAAAGGACTGGTGGAAGGTTTACAGATGGCTGTGCACTTTTCTATCGTCACTCGTTGTTTGATTTGGTTgattacaaacaagtacagtatTTCAACCATGATAACTGCAAAGTGTTGAATAGACACAATGTTGGACTTATAGCTAAACTAAGGATGAGAGATGGTGCTGTGTGTTCTTCAGATGTTAATAGCAAACGGCAGTTCTGTGTGGCCACAACTCATTTATTATTCAACCCTAAAGCTGGTGATATTAAACTAGCGCAGTTATCTGTGTTACTTGCAGAGTTGCATCGAATGTGTTCAGCACCTGATGGTAGTTTGTATGCTTCTGTTTTGTGTGGTGACTTCAACTGTTTACCTCATTGTCCCCTACTGAGGTTTATCACAACTGGGAGGCTGGAGTATGAGGGACTTTGTGCAGCTGAGATTGCTGGATACTCTAGGAAAAAGAATCGTAAAATACCAGTACCACTTCTTCCACCCTATCTGTCCATCTCACAAGATTGtagatttgtggtagctaatagCACACAAGAAACGACTACTTCTAATATTGACAGTGACCAAAAGACATCTACTCTACACCAAGAGAATACAAAGGAGTCAGTTGTAGATTTGACCAATGGAGTACCTCAAGAATTAGCGACCATGTCACATGGATTCAATTTCGAGTCAGCATATGTGGTGTTGGATGGAGTTCACTCTTCTTCAGCGACCACATATCATTGTGCTGCCATGGAAATGGTGGACTACATCTTCTTCACACCATCCCGAGACCTTGCAAACCCCCCTAATTCCTCCTCTGGCCTACGGCTGCTGGCCAGATGTGTTCTTCCTAGCAACAGGACTTTAAGAGAGCTAGGACCGATGCCAAATGAGTTTCTAACTTCAGACCACCTGCACTTACATGCACAATTTCAACTATTGTACTAA
- the LOC136237059 gene encoding charged multivesicular body protein 7-like, producing the protein MSLLENFSLPEEWQNDERMGYLFGPFPPGRIPSENNEKLCFWSKLIVSSSKQLNKTTFTVPELQTRFTRRGVNPTCLLEVVAYMERTGVIQRLDKWSTFPSGVSWSGWAQQATVKGLWYLWESVVGKYEDDQIEFIIVDQIKELSLTVLRTHYDTVQYESTDNLLNEAEFDALCSNHIANRKQVEISLVRSGQLQVVVRDNDKKIYKFTRRNTKQEHKVSPTDIGILRLKEVTAKLLQQISDLTDKSHRAMTKCKELIVTRQKTSAKHWLRQSKFYSKHVEDKEAMLGNLQALLTKIQMAETDALVLEAYQAGIRSLKNMTIDIDKVEQTMDQLEEVLADNNEVNNTIAEDVVGRLDNDVDMIALEEELAALLLQDEVPAQQATDTNTLVDTSSKQQVDKNDDYITTLPDVPTDLPQDTNNRLEPTNRLELVQS; encoded by the exons ATGAGTTTATTGGAGAATTTCAGTCTTCCCGAGGAATGGCAGAACGATGAACGTATGGGATATTTGTTTGGTCCATTCCCACCAGGTCGTATTCCGTCTGAAAACAACGAGAAATTGTGTTTTTGGTCCAAGCTAATTGTTTCCAGCTCGAAGCAGCTTAATAAGACAACTTTCACAGTCCCTGAACTTCAAACAAGGTTTACACGAAGAGGTGTTAACCCAACCTGTTTATTAGAGGTAGTAGCTTACATGGAGCGGACGGGAGTGATACAGAGGCTGGACAAATGGAGTACATTTCCTAGTGGTGTTAGCTGGAGTGGTTGGGCTCAACAAGCAACAGTGAAGGGTCTGTGGTACTTATGGGAGAGTGTGGTTGGTAAGTATGAAGATGATCAAATTGAGTTTATCATTGTGGATCAGATTAAG GAGCTATCACTGACGGTGTTAAGGACACACTATGATACAGTACAATACGAGTCAACTGATAACTTGTTAAATGAAGCAGAGTTTGATGCTCTGTGCAGTAATCATATAGCTAACAGGAAACAGGTGGAGATCTCATTAGTAAGAAGTGGACAATTACAAGTTGTAGTGAGAGACAATGATAAGAAG ATCTACAAGTTTACCAGAAGAAACACTAAACAAGAACACAAGGTTTCACCGACTGACATTGGAATCTTAAG ACTAAAGGAGGTCACAGCTAAACTGTTACAACAAATATCAGACCTGACTGATAAGAGCCACAG AGCAATGACAAAGTGTAAAGAACTGATAGTGACTAGACAGAAGACTTCA GCTAAACACTGGCTGAGACAGTCAAAGTTCTACTCTAAACACGTTGAAGACAAGGAAGCCATGTTGGGCAATCTACAAGCTCTACTCACAAAGATACAAATGGCAGAGACTGATGCTTTG GTGTTAGAGGCCTACCAAGCTGGGATCAGGTCACTGAAGAATATGACAATTGATATTGATAAGGTGGAGCAAACCATGGATCAACTAGAAGAG GTGTTAGCTGATAACAATGAAGTGAACAACACCATTGCTGAAG ATGTAGTTGGTAGATTGGACAATGATGTAGATATGATTGCTTTGGAGGAGGAGCTGGCAGCTCTGCTGCTGCAGGATGAAG TACCAGCTCAACAAGCAACGGACACTAACACACTTGTGGACACCAGTAGCAAACAACAGGTGGACAAG AATGATGATTACATCACTACTCTGCCAGATGTGCCAACTGATTTGCCTCAGGACACCAATAACCGGCTGGAACCAACCAACAGACTAGAATTAGTCCAATCATAA